The DNA segment TGCTCGACTGCGGGGAGACCACGCTGGAGATCGTGACCCACATCATGTTCAGGCTGTCCTTCACCTGCCTGATGGGTCCGGGATGGACGATGTGGACGTCCACATCACTCCGGCCGCTCCAGGCAACGCCCAGCATGGGGAACTTGTCATTGGGAGGCAGGGGCTTCTTCGGTGTCGCGGTGACCTGGCGGATGGATCCGTCCTTCGCCTTCACGCCGAGTTCTACCGGATTCCAGTTCTTCTCCTTCATGTAGGCGCTGAGCTGCACGGGACTCAGGAGAGGGATGCCGTCATAGGTGACGATTTCCTCGCCTGGCTTGATGCCGACATCCGCGGCGGAACTGTTGGGGGAAACGGCCTCCACAATCGAAGGGGTGGAGGGTGCCATGCCCACCTCCCGCAACGCACGGCGCTGGAAGAATCCGGTTTTCTCGATTTCAAAGCCTGAGCTGAGCTTGAGCGGCTCCGCTTCGCCCGTCCTCCGGACGGTGAACTCGATCTTGTCCCCGCGGCTGAGGATCACGCTTTCGCTGATGGAGTCCAGGGTGCCCGCGAATCCACGCATGGGCACTCCGTTGACTGCCTCGATCACATCTCCGGTGCGGACGCCCGCTTTGTCCGCAGGACCGCCTTTTTCCACATAGCCGATCTCCTTGGTGGTGATGACATCGGCGGGCTTGCCGACCATCCAGACGCCGACCGCCGCCAGCAGCGCGAGCAGCATCGAGAACAGAGGCCCGGCGAAGGCGACGATGATCTTGTCCAGCGGCGAGATGGGGGGAAGCGGCTTCCCTTCGTCGTCGCGGGTCCCCCCTTCGATGGATTCCATCGGAGCCATCTGCGGGAGGGAGACGAAGCCACCGGCCGGGATCCAGCCCAGGCCATACTGCACGCCGTTGATTTCCTTTTTCCAGATCGGCTTGCCGAACCAGATCTGGAAACGGTCGATCTTCAGGCCCCGCCACCTGCCGGCGAGGAAGTGTCCCAGTTCATGGACGAAGATGATGATGTTGAAGCACAGCAGCACCACGAGAATGATGCCGATGGCTTTCAGGGTGGGGTAAAGAATATCCATGGAGGGTGTCAGATGCCACGAAACCTAGCGTCAGAGGACGCAGCGGCAAGTGGATTAAAAATGGGGGCGGAATGGAGCGCGGGCTTCAGCCCGCCCCGGAGAATCCGGAGTTCGCGAAGCCAAGCGGACTGAAGTCCGCGCTCCATCCGGAGATGGATTCACCTCAGCCCCACCGGAGGATCAAGGATCTCCCGCATGACGATGGCGCGGCGGAGTTCCCGGCGGTCGCGGAGGCGTGCCTTGAGGGATGACGGGGAAACCATCGGCTGCGGCGTGGCTTTGGCGGGCTTCCGGGTGGGCTTCGAGACGGCGGTCCGTTCTTTCCTCAGGGCGCTCAGGCGTTCCTGCATCGCGCGCTGGCGGGCCAGCTCGCGCTCATCCGCGGCAGGGTCCGGCACGGCCACCGCCCGCGGGAGCGGCGGCGGCACCATCGGCCGATACGGTGGCGGGACTGGCTGCTGGCGTTCGTCGTAGTCGTATCCGTCGTCGTCCTCCGGACTCCATTGTTCCTGCTGCGGTTGCTGCTGTTCCTCCTTGTTCTTCCTGGCCTCGGAGATTTTTCCGATGACCCACAGCACCGCAGCTC comes from the Luteolibacter sp. SL250 genome and includes:
- the rseP gene encoding RIP metalloprotease RseP is translated as MDILYPTLKAIGIILVVLLCFNIIIFVHELGHFLAGRWRGLKIDRFQIWFGKPIWKKEINGVQYGLGWIPAGGFVSLPQMAPMESIEGGTRDDEGKPLPPISPLDKIIVAFAGPLFSMLLALLAAVGVWMVGKPADVITTKEIGYVEKGGPADKAGVRTGDVIEAVNGVPMRGFAGTLDSISESVILSRGDKIEFTVRRTGEAEPLKLSSGFEIEKTGFFQRRALREVGMAPSTPSIVEAVSPNSSAADVGIKPGEEIVTYDGIPLLSPVQLSAYMKEKNWNPVELGVKAKDGSIRQVTATPKKPLPPNDKFPMLGVAWSGRSDVDVHIVHPGPIRQVKDSLNMMWVTISSVVSPQSSIGVDHLSGPVGIFTMKFKLLQTDNGWRRILAFMVLFNVNLAVLNMMPFPVLDGGHIVLAILEKIAGRPVKAKPLEIVQTAFALALISLMLFVSSKDVSDLFSGGKKRSEIVFPAAN